Within Telopea speciosissima isolate NSW1024214 ecotype Mountain lineage chromosome 8, Tspe_v1, whole genome shotgun sequence, the genomic segment GACTCTGGATGCCTTCCACTCCATGCCCCCTGGAAGTGATTGGATTCATGAAGAAGGTGATCCCTGTATCCCAACTCAATGGGAATGGATAACCTGCAGCTCCAGCACTCCGCCAAGAATTACAAAACTGTATACCTGCTAGCCTTGTATTTGAGTTATGAAAATTCTCATCAATGCAGTTTTTTGTCATAATTGCATGTAGAAATCAAAGGTCCACAAAGGGTAGAACAGAACAAATTATGGATGATAGGCCCATCTTTTGACGGTTTGACTAGGAGATCACATAGACAAGATTAGATTAAACTGGATCATCCTACGGTCCACCATAAAATGACTGTTCAAGAGACCAGATGACAAGAAGCTTTAATCAGCCCTTTGGTTGGCTGGTGGCCCAGGAGATCTACTAAATGAGACCCATCAAATGGTGGTTCCTTCTATCCTTGCCTGTGTGAAACTTATAACAGTGGTTTAAAGTGTCATGCTGTGAGCCACAACAGGATGCTTTGTAACCATGTCATCATGCCTGGAGGGTTACAAGTTTGCTTCAGTTTAATGCATTTGTCATTTTACTTATTTGCATCATGTTGTTAATTTTCCCTCTAATTTAGAATCCCTCCCTCCCCCAAATTGCATTATATTTGAAAGAGGAAACTGGTTCTAGTCATTAATTTCTAACTTGTGGGATTCAACCAACTTTTTAACAGTGCATTATCTGAGAAATATTTGACGGGTAAAATCCCAGATAAGCTTAAGCACTTGGATGGTTTAACAGAGTTGTAAGTAAATTCTTATCTCTACATGAATCATTCTTCGGCatccccttctcttccttctcttgattCTGTCTCAACTGACTTCATATCCGGTTTCACCACTCTGATTTCTACTTTGATCTCTTAGGTGGCTGGACGGTAACTCCTTAACTGGATCAATCCCTGACATAAGTAATCTTCTAAATTTGACCATTGTGTAAGTTTTTTCAATTCATCTTGACATTTCAGAAGTGCAACCTTGCTGTAGAACATTATTTCATCCCTCTTCTACTTGGTAAACATGCAGGCATCTAGAGAACAACAGACTGACCGGTCCAATACCTTCTTACCTTGGAGATTTGCCAAGCTTACGTGAATTGTATGTAGTAAACCAGCAAAATATTTTCATGATAGTCAAAACTTGAAAGTTTAAGGAGAAATTTTACTTTGTATAGTTTCTCTTGTATATTTCTGCTAGCCATCTCAGACTTTTCATAGTCCACCAGTCCACCTCATACCAGACATAAGCACTAACTATCAAATACTTTTGTGGCAGATATGTCCAGAATAACTCTTTAAGTGGGGAAATACCTTCAACACTGTTAACTGGGAATTTGGTATTCAAGTAAGTATGCATATATCAGGTTTAGAAGCAGATTTGGTTTCAGTTCGGTTATTTCCCTGCATCCGAAAATGATGTGTCCATGTGTGTTTTTCCTGCATCCCAAAATTTTTTCCTGTGTTATATACTCAAAAGTTACTTTACCATGCAGCAAGTCATTTTATAACGGACCAGATCTTGTAGTAATTACTCCAGAGGGAAACAGTTTATAATGACGTATACCATTGATTGTACAACTTCTAATAGTCAACTAACtcaatttttttggtattttagaTAAATAATAAGATTTATCCAGCTATCTAGGTATCTAATTTTTCAGAAGAGATTTCAATATCTTATGCAATAATAAATGGACGAGAAATTTCTAAAGATTTACAAAAAACAGAATCAGATATTGTTACATATATGCCAACCGATATATGAAGGTTCTTTCGTGAATAAATCTGTCAACATTATGCAGACAAAAGAAGAATGTTTTCTTTGAACAATATATATGAAATATGATTTCAAAACCAGGATCCTACAAGACACACAAAGATCACTATCAGACAGGAATTATTATAGTATCAACAAGAACTTCTCCACACTAATCTCTCTTATTACAGTGGTCACATTACAGTTTTGACAATCTAGAATCAATATTAAAATATGGTACTTCTACATGCAGCTATGATGGCAACCCTGAACTCATTCAAGGAGTGCAGCACAAGAAGAATTTTAAGTTGATAGTTGGAACTTCAGTTGGAGTATTTGTGGTGTTTGTAGTTTTCATCCTAGGGAGTTTACTACTGTTATGTAATCTTTGGAATATGCCAGCTCAGGAGAAAAGTAATGACAAATGTATGTACCCTCACCACTTCCCCCGACTTTCTTTTTAAAGCTCTGCTCCACTAgttgcatcttcttcttcttcttttgggtgAATTTTAGGTAATTCTTTGCACACAATATCCAAGCCTTCAACTTCCTATTCTCTTGTACATGGTGGGTCATTGATGGTTGAAGGCCCGGATGTGGCTTACTACATCACACTCCCTGACCTAGAAGAAGCTACTCACAATTTTTCCAGAAAAATTGGGAAAGGAAGCTTTGGACCTGTCTATTAtggaaagatgaaagatggaaaagaaGTGGCAGTCAAGATCTTGGCTGATGCATCTAGCCACGGAAATCAACAATTTATCAATGAGGTAGGCCCTTATTCAGGCTTTCTTTAAATTATGGCAATGTTCTTGGAATCTTTGGAATGTCAGAAATGAACAGTATCCATCCTAACCATATATGCTTACCCTCACATTGCAAGTACATGTTATTTAAGTTATAACCCGTTGAACCAGCATATAGATGATTGGAATTTCTTTACAAACTAtcagttcatcttctgagagtGGTACACCAGAAATATTTCTTTCCACCATGGTCAAAGTCATTTTTGAAGAAACATTGAGGATCCCCATAGTTGGTCAGCATCAAACTTCTTTTGGATGGCAGTGAGATATTGAAATTTTAGATCCTCAAAGTCTTGGTTTTTGAGACTTTCAGCACCACAGGGAAAGATATTTATCATGCACATGAATGGCAGCCACTAAGAAGAGGGAGGGGACAAAAGAGCAATACATTCTCCATGCTAATGAAAGGCATGAATTCATGTCAGAGAAATGAATTTCTCTAGAGTCTAAACATCAGATATATCTAAGATGATAAATTTGAAGGGGAACCACAAATAGTACTTCTACTGCTCCATGCATCATCAACCATCACAATGCTTACTTAAAATGGAAAAGATCAGCAAAAGCTTCAAAAGACAACTAGAAATGGGTAGAAGTTTTGTATCAAGAAGGGTACCAATTCTGTAGGGCCACAAGAAATAGGCAAAATTGGAGAATTTCCAACCTGATGGAGAATTACAAGATCGGAGAATGCCATGTTGCATTATATGGATGGGTGAGTTGGCCAAACAAGGAGTTCCAAGTTTTCTTTGTATCAAGGATTTTCTCCTGTACAGGTCCCTGTTGTTGGGAGTTTTGCATTCTGATCACCAATTCCCTGCATTAGTGGTTGGACTGTTAATTGCTTTTGGCACATTCTCCATTTTGGAGCTATCCATCAATAATAAATCTTGTTCTTAATCCTATATGACAAAACCATGTTTCtcagaaatggaagaagaaaatgtaTGTTACTTCCAGGCCATAAAATGACAATTATTATAGATAAATATTGAAATCCACTGGGTGACTTGGATATAAATAATGATCTCTTTGCAGGAAGAAAGGATATATGGTCTTCTTAGAACCTACAATAGACCGACAATTATTCAGCGTCGATGCCTAAAAACACCACACTTGCtatgttgaaacttgaaagtaatGTAATAGATAACCAGACAATCATAATGTGGTATCAAACCTGGAAATATCAACCTGGACAGCGCGGGATCTGGTTGTAAAATCAGTCTCCATCGTACATAGTAATAGGCAACATTGAGAATATATTCAGTTAACCCTGCCAGCTTTCTTTCACATGGTCAACCAAGTGACCCTTTTGAGTAAGCCAGGTATTGATTGGCGCTGTAACAAATAGAGTATAGATCATATAATCTATTATCCTATAGATATATTATACATCACAAGTAATTTATTCTATCATATATGTAACATAATGTAGTATATTTGAAGTCTGCCAATTGATTTATAagttatatttttataatttcacCAGGTCAAGTGGTCAACCCTGTTCGAAATGAGGCGCAGTACCTAAAATGGGTTAACACTTCGGCCAGATTTTATAACAATCAGCGGTATGACAGGTGTCacaaaattaaaaggaaaaaatagtaAAGTATGTCAGAAAGtaacaaaagtgcagtaaacAAATAAATGTTCTATTTGTAACTCATATTGTAATAAAGGGTCAGCAATTTGGCACATGCTATCAAAATTATACAGCATAAGATAGAGAATAGAAGAGTCAGTGTTTGTGTCCAACATAAAAATATTATGATTCATGAAGAGAGATTGCTTTAATAAATTTTGAGGAGTTTCTGTCCAGCTAACAGGTCAAAGAACTCATCACTGATTCAAATGTCGTAATATAATTTCAGGTTGCCCTCTTGTCAAGAATTCATCATAGAAACTTGGTTCCTTTAGTTGGATACTGTGAGGAAGCCCATCAACATATTCTAGTTTATGAGTACATGCACAATGGATCTCTGCAGGACTACATACATGGTATGACCTTCTAAACTAGATTAGCTACAACTCATATTTGTGTTAATATAATTGCAGACACAATTCTATTAAAATACATAACATAATCTGCTGAGCAGATTCTGTTGACCAGAAGCACTTGGACTGGCTCTCCCGTCTTTCCATTGCAGAAGATGCGGCTAAAGGTTTCTTACAATACTTCTACACCTTTTATACAACAATTAGTTTTGAGATTTATAATACAGCCAAAAACTTTATAGTGTAATTATGATTAGGCCTTGAATATTTGCATACCGGGTGCAACCCAAGCATCATCCACCGGGATGTCAAGACAAGCAATATTCTTCTTGACATCAACATGAGGGCAAAGGTGTCAGATTTTGGGCTTTCAAGGCAAGCTGATGATAATCTCACCCATGTGTCAAGTGTTGCATGTGGCACAGTTGGCTACCTTGATCCTGAGTAAGCATAAGTTACACATGCTATATTAGAAATTTGTCATTATGAACTTGGCTTATCATGTAATTTCTCTGGCAGGTACTATGCTAATCAACAGTTAACtgaaaagagtgatgtttaCAGTTTTGGGGTTGTTCTTTTGGAGCTGATCTCAGGAAGAAAACCCGTCTCAGTAGAAGAGTATGGTGCTGAATGGCACATCATTCACTGGGTACGCCTCTTTCCAATCTTTGATTAAAGCGTAGAGATTGTTAATAGGAGGAACTTACAGGCACTGATTCTCTGAACTCTTAACTAGAACAAAATATATTTAGTAGGAGAAACAAATGTGTCAAGTCCAATAAACTTGTTCTTTCCCAAAGAATGGAAATAAGACTACATCTATGGGTATCTCATGGGCGTAGATAACAAAGACTCCATTCCTGTGTGGCTCTACCAAAGCTGCACTAACTGCCCACTAAAAGGTACTAGACAGTACTACAGCAGGAGATTCAAGCATATGAGTTTAGAGGGATCAGTTGAACATCTATAGATTTCAAGATATGTATAAAGTACAGCACACCATGCTACATGAGATTCTTGGTGGGACACTAAGCTATGGCTTTCCTTTGTTACACTATCACATCACCAGCCTTTTAACATCATCAAATACAGTGATCAATCCATGGTAACTATGCAGAGCCAATAGGATAATTGGAAGCTCAACAGAACCAATAGAACAAATTACATGGTTCCATGcaatgtttaaaaaaatactTGTCCGCTAACAAACACAAGAAAATTCCTAGATATGCATGAAATACAGCAGACCGTGCTACATGATGTTCTTGATGGAACAGATTAAGCTATGGCTATCTCCAGAAAATGATCCCATCAAAATTCCTTTTAGAAACTTGAAAGGAGTAACATgagttcaaactttttttttcggtaaacaATGAGTTTAATCTTGAGTCATAACTGAAAGTCAAAGAAGTGGGTCTTAAAAGAGCTCAATACCCCAAGGAGGGGAGGAAAAATATATTTGTAATCAATGACACATACAACCTCAATTAAATTAGAAGCAATAGCCGAAAAGCTATAAGGGACTCCTgccattttcttctctctccccccctcctttttgataggtatcttttcctttttctttattcttcgCATTCTTGCAAGTATATCTTTTTATTCTTCACATTCTTGCATGTATATCTTTGTTAAGATTGGGAATGCAAAAGATTAAACAGTATATAGCATAGACGGCCAAAAGATGTGCTTGAAGGATAcaaattgacaaagaaatggcattaATACGAACTAGAGCTTCAAATTCTTCACAAAATAAACTCAATATTCACTTGATAATCGTAAATGTCTATATAATAAATCATCATCTATCAAGCATAAAGGTTTGAAATGCTATGATGACATTACCTATGGATAAAAATCTCCATCCATTGGAAATCTTATCCAGTGCAAGTGTCTTGTCCATTCACAATCTGCACAACAATCCCCAAATACCAAAATCAAATTGGAATAGGATTATCAAAATAAGGGTTAATAAAGTAGATAAGATCCAAAAACCAGGTCATGTTCAGCGAAAATTTGTATGGCAGGTCACCTAAATTGTCTAGTACACCTGCTATTGAAATAAGTGAACCAATGGGGCAGATCAACTAGTTGAAAAAATGTAACGCAGAGAACAAAATATTTTGTTCAAGATACGTAGTAGATATTTTGCCAGTTTGCCCATTTATCCAGTAGAGTATCGTTCAGTGCTACAacttattacatgtgataagagagagagagacatccAACATGGATGTCATCATGTATGTTTTGGAGATTATATGTCTTCTGAAGTGCAGGTTTAAACAAATGCACATTTCCTTGAATAGGCTACAAAATGCTCCTTCTTCGTGTGTGATTCTAAATGTAAATCGTTCATATTCAAACTTTAGTATCATCTGGTCACATGTCCCACATTTTTTGCAACCATTTTTTTGAGTTGAAATTACCTGACAAAACCAACTAAGCTCTAACCATCAGAAAAGAACACTTAACGATTGAAAAACTGACATAAGTTGAAATCGTTAGCAAACAATCAATTGAAATTTATTGTTTTGCAGGCAAGGTCATTGATTCGTAAAGGGGATGTGATGAGCATCTTAGATCCTTCATTGGCAGGCGACATTAAAATAGAGTCACTTTGGAGGATAGCCGAGGTTGCAATCCTTAGTGTTGAGCCACATGGAGGTTGCAGGCCAAAGATGCAGGATATAGTTTTGGCTATTCAAGAtgcaattaaaattgaaatggaAAGGCAGAGAAATTACACAAGATGCTCACGCTCTCGGACAAGGCAATCTCCACACATAAGTTTACCATCAAACTCTCTAGAAACTGATATCTCTAACTTCTCTGGTGGTTGCACTGTCCCATCTGCAAGATAACTGTATAGTTGGATGCattgacatatatatatagcaaaTCATGCATTATTTTAgcttttttgttgggggggggggggggttgtgttgTTTCTGAATTGCCCCAAGGGCCAAGGTAAATGTGAAAAGTTGAATTATGGTTGGAAGATGTACAGACCTTTGATATCATACAACCATAGGTTCTCATCAACAATTAGAAACAATGCTGTAAAAGGTAATAGAAAAACTGTTTCTTGGCCTCAACAACAGGTACCAAGTTAGGTTTTCCGTCCAGTTCACAAGGTCAAGAAAATCAGGTACCCGAGTGAATTAGACTCAGTTTGATAGTATACAAAATGAAAAACCATCACTGAGCTCTCTACCAAGCAATCCGATTTGATCAAAGAATGGGGGATTCTGATAGGCAATCTGTACTTTGAATTCTTTGAATTCCAACAAGGACACATATTTATCAAGCATTGAGATAACAACTTCAAATTCCATAGCTTGCTTGTCTAACAAATCGATCTACTGCAAACTCATCAAAGCTCCCATTTTCGGTCTTCAGATGCTCTACGAAAACCACTAACCCAGAAGCGACATCGCCAAAGCCCTTATATTCGTCAGCCATCCTGAGattcatcttctccaaaagtTCAAGCACGTTATTGGTTCCCTGGAGTTCTCCTTTGATCATGGCAGAAAAACTTGTGAAGAGATCGTTCAGTGACTCCGAGAGTTCGCCTCCTTCCAATCCCACCTCCTCTCCAAAACCACCCATCTCCGGAAGCCGTCGGAGATTTGACATCAGATTAACAGTCGGCGAGCAGATAGGAGAATAGTCGGAGAGATCGTGTAAATGATGGTATTGTCTCTACTCCATCACTTCTGTATATTTTGGTAATATTTACCACAAGAATGTGCTAATCCGTCTATTATCAATCTATCATTTTTGTATGAGAAGGTAATTGGTGATAGAGAGAGATTCCCAACTAGAGTTTTACGGTAGAGCGTCTAAATGCTATTTTATAGACCATTTGCTCAAAGTTCATGGATTACTTGATCACCCGCCTGGCCGTACCGATACCGGACCGATCCCATAGCTGTAGTATCGGTATCAGGGATTTAGGAATCGATAATCGGTATTAAAccatagggagaatgttctctctgTTGCAGcacagcctgcacccaggcacatgggcagcctgggCAGGGGGCAgggcggtcattgcacccacccccatgtgcctgggagcacactgtgctgcggcacagagaacagtgcccctaAACCGTATTAGTCTTTGCCAATACGGCCGGATTTGCTCTTGGGTTTATTTAAAATTtgcattttttaataattttatcaAATTTAGTCTGTACTGATCCACCTATACGAGATTGGCTAAGAATTAATCCATCCGGTATAGATAAAATGGTCCAACAACCAAGACATCAGTATTTTGAGGGGCAAAACAATCCAAATCGCCCTGATACTACCAATCCATATTGGTATATAAATCGATATTGGCCGAGACCAATGTCGGTACCGACACCTCATATGAATGAAGGgtaaaatgttttaaaaaagggagagggggggggatgaGGGGGAAACGGATTCGTGCACGAGAGATTCTGTGCGCATTTCATATGGGAATTTATGTTCATTTGCTGATATTTAATGTCATAAAAACTTTTGCCAAAAACtacttttaaaataaaagacgGGTAATTCTGTTGGGAACCAGACCGAAACGGAATGATCTGGATTCGTATCTGGCTAgctgataccgattcctaaaaccctgGTCATCTCACCCACATCATCTATTCATGTGATAAGTTGCACAATCAGTCCCATTTGAACCCTTTAAGATAGACGGCCATAATGTTAGTAATTTGTAAAATTTCTAAAGGTATGAGGGTTATCTGAGCAAACCGTCAACCTTCTTCCTTAGATTGGGCTTGCTTGGCTATAGTTGAAGATATCTTGATACTTTCTTTTGACTTTGTTTCCgttgtttttggttttattcCAACTCTTCCAGTAGAGAAGCCCATTTGGTTGTAAGAGGggcttcccccaccccccccccccccccttctttcttgTAAATATGACTTTCCCTCAGCAGGAATTTCTCCCTAGCCAATTTTTGTTAGTATAATTCAGTTTtttgtcacaaaaaaaaatcaatgagaCCCACTCATGTAGAGTCCTGATTCTCTCCAATGAGACGCGCGCCCAATAAGCATCCAACGTTGTATCGATGTGGGTTCAACTGTAGATCCAGTGGCTATCTTGAGTCAGGAAACACTCTGAAGGAGCATCCAACTAGCAATTCCCTTAACCATTCTCCTTTATTAATACTCGACAAAGTCAGATTGGTATCAAACCTAACACATAAGTAGGGGTTGAGACACATAGACGACAATAATTTAGGCCCCACCAGACCCGCCATGTGGCCGAATATGGCCCCTGGGCTCCACAAACCATGGAACTTACCTGGTCTGCATACATAATTGTGCCACTTGGAATGATAATGGGGTAATTAGTAACCAAATACCAGAGTCCAAATGTTGTAATTAGTTCCAGTAAATCACTTTGTATATACTTTCCTTCAGCATTTATATACAATATAAAAGATGCATttcatttaccaaaataaaCTGTAGAAGTATGAAGTTCTTACCTACATATCATATGGAAGTTTTTCTTCTAATAGTTCTACTGACCATACTTAATAGTCTCTTTCCATCCCCTCTACTAAAACCATTCATTTTAGCTGGAACAGCCACCAGCCACTTGATTTTTAAATTACTGAATGTATAGAAAGCAACATTATCCAAATGAAAACAAAGGTTGTCCAAGACGAAGCACCTACCACTTCATCATCATTGCAGCATTCGACTCCACAACAATCTCCCACAATCCTAGCAGGGATAACCATCTGATACAACCCCACGGTCCCCACCAACAGCTGTTTGAGACTGCTTGTTTGGGTTCTCAAGGTGCACATTGATTgcaatttggggtttttagtttATGATAATAACCAAATAGCATCTAAGGCTCCTACAGGTATTTGGGAATAAGAGATTCTCATACCTTGTAGATGTAGGACTTCATAAGCTGCAATATCTCAACTTCTGAACAGAAAGACGAAGAGAATAACGGCAAGCATTAGAGGAGAATGTATAAATCTATTAAAAATCACAAATCATAGCCACATACTGCCAATTCACTAGATCAAGGATTTAGGCCTCTGAGTCGTAGAGCCAGTCGCCCACTGCCAATCCTGATACGACTTGCCAAATTTGGCCAGGATCGGCAAAGTTTGGGCATAACAGGGGTAAACAGGCCTTGTTAACcaaggatttttatttttttaggggtggggaggggggtttAGTTGACTTAGGTGATAAGCACAATAGGATCCAATTTTAGCAAGCTCCTGCATGTGTGCAGAAGCCAAAACTTTTAAAAGACACTGTCAATGGATCATAAACACTTGGATGTACTCATTACATCTAATGGGTTAGATATAGTGATGCACTCTTTCCATCTAACAGGGTTCTACACCAATGGTTAACATTGGAAGTGTGCCGAAGTGCAGAAGTTTTTGCAACCCAAACTTGCAAAACAAATTTATTTGGCATTTGGAAGAACAGGAATTGTAAGGCTTGgggaaggggggaagggggggggggatggggagAAAGAGGTGGGCTTTGGAATTTATCTTACTTCCTAACAATAGTAACCCGAAGCAGGCCTTCTGATTGACTTTCAACTCCAAACATGCATACATCTCCTGGTTGAATGTTGTTTGCCTTGGCAAAAGCTTCCCACCCACTGGTTAAGCCTCTGAACCCGGATCTTTCTTGATAGAGGACTGGCCACACTCTCCTGGCTGGATCACGAAGAAGCActatcttcctttctttttttgactTCACATCCCGTGAAACTGAGACTGTTGGCAACTCCTGCATGCATGTTGAATGTTGCAAAAATTAGCAGTGTCCGCAGTATTTGTTAACAATGCACGCAAATGGTTAGGAGTTAGGACCCACCAATCAATAGGTCCCAGATAAGAGATcttaagaatgcaaaatcggTTCAATCAAATAGCTTCAACCATCCAATCTGAATTCTACCTGGACTAGTAACCATTTGTTTCTGAACATGCAAGACTGAGCATCATCATCTAACAGAATAGAATCCCCacccacccaaaaaatattaaaatttcaaTAGAAGGGGGAATAAACAAATCAGAAGAAATAACATCCTAGGTCAAACCCCGCCCCTCTTTTCTTGGTCACCAATATCAAACCCATTAAATGCATACTAGAACCACATGCATGTGTTCAAAGAAATAGGGCAGGGATGGAAAACAGGCATGCAAATCTTAAAAATATTCTCACATATctcaattcattttttttataagaagaGTAATTCACTGGCTTTTAAACTCTTTTATCATCTTGAGTGCATATTCAAATGAACAATTAGAGCCCCTATTCCTACttattcaaaataaataaaaacaaatgagcaaaaaaaatataaggatGGCTTTGGCCAATGCATGAAGAGCTCATTCATCACCCAAAGTCCGAAACAACCAAATTTACTTTGAATCTATCCATAGTAGTGTTTATTATTAATTTCAGGCAGTGTGAGAACAATGACCCTCCCTACTATGAGGAAAGGGCTCCTCTTTTTGAAAAAGTGAGTGCCACCTAGCATTAGGGTCCAGGGCCCAAACAAAATTGACTCCAATTGGCACCGATACAACCCAAGAGATGCTTAAGAGTCAGGTTTCCGGGTTTGGAAGGGGTCAGGCACTACATGCACCCGGTTACACTGGTCTTCCCACTAACATATTTATTCTCATTTCTGAGTAAAGGAACAATAAATAACAAGGAAATAAAGATCAGATTGTTAACAAACACAAAGcaaataaaaaggaaataaattacAACATGTAACATTTAGGACTGGATTGGACCTGGAATCCATGGAGAGTTGAGATCCTACCATGTAAAGAGTCCAAAGGTGGCAATGCATACAAGAATAGAATAACCAACAATTTAATATATAACAACTGTGAGACTTTAGGACTGAAAGGCACTCAAGACTCATTGATCAAATCTCAGTATGGGTTTCACTTCAAAATCAAACAACACACATAATGATTAAAAGTCCGACGGCCAGATCTAGCAGTCAGATTGGAATAATCCATGTTTAGGACTGAATTTACTCGAGATCTAGGGCAGGATCATAGGCCCCGTttcagacttttttttttctttggggggggggggggtggtggtggtgctacaACTGACATGAGATTACGAGGAAAAACCCACccttaaaccccaaaacctAACAACTCATATGAAGGTAGCATTTTATCCCATGACCTGGGGACAAAAGGCCTAGGTCCTTATCAGCTACGCTGGCTGGCACCTTCACCATCATTAAGATTGTATCATCTGATTATCACTAGCTCTAATGGCACAACATGCATGTGATAAGAGGACTCAAGAAGATCAACCTCACCTCAAAAGGGCATATGCTCCAATCATACAGGGTTCACAATTTTCTTTAGTCACT encodes:
- the LOC122672755 gene encoding probable LRR receptor-like serine/threonine-protein kinase At1g67720 isoform X1, which translates into the protein MALSLYFLVLFLHLIPSVICQVKEFVSIDCGGTSNYTDPSTGLAWVSDTGFIRHGKAVDIKNPNGDSPQYQRRRDFPADRNKYCYTLSTTERRRYLVRATFQYGNSVSGDPYPKFQLYLDATMWSTITVLDASRVYVEEMIIRATSTAIDVCLCCATTGSPFISTLELRPLNLSLYATDYEDSFYLAVGVRVNFGALSKDPIRYPDDPYDRIWESDLDKRQNFLVGVAPGTESISTSKNIKITREFPPIKVMQTAVVGTQGRLSYRLTLEGFPANARAYAYFAEIEDLGTNETRKFIMQQPLVPGYNNVIVNIAENANGSYTLYEPSYMNVSLDFVLSFSFVKTRDSTRGPLLNAIEISKYVQIIPKTQSNDVMTLDAFHSMPPGSDWIHEEGDPCIPTQWEWITCSSSTPPRITKLALSEKYLTGKIPDKLKHLDGLTELWLDGNSLTGSIPDISNLLNLTIVHLENNRLTGPIPSYLGDLPSLRELYVQNNSLSGEIPSTLLTGNLVFNYDGNPELIQGVQHKKNFKLIVGTSVGVFVVFVVFILGSLLLLCNLWNMPAQEKSNDKCNSLHTISKPSTSYSLVHGGSLMVEGPDVAYYITLPDLEEATHNFSRKIGKGSFGPVYYGKMKDGKEVAVKILADASSHGNQQFINEVALLSRIHHRNLVPLVGYCEEAHQHILVYEYMHNGSLQDYIHDSVDQKHLDWLSRLSIAEDAAKGLEYLHTGCNPSIIHRDVKTSNILLDINMRAKVSDFGLSRQADDNLTHVSSVACGTVGYLDPEYYANQQLTEKSDVYSFGVVLLELISGRKPVSVEEYGAEWHIIHWARSLIRKGDVMSILDPSLAGDIKIESLWRIAEVAILSVEPHGGCRPKMQDIVLAIQDAIKIEMERQRNYTRCSRSRTRQSPHISLPSNSLETDISNFSGGCTVPSAR
- the LOC122672755 gene encoding probable LRR receptor-like serine/threonine-protein kinase At1g67720 isoform X2 translates to MALSLYFLVLFLHLIPSVICQVKEFVSIDCGGTSNYTDPSTGLAWVSDTGFIRHGKAVDIKNPNGDSPQYQRRRDFPADRNKYCYTLSTTERRRYLVRATFQYGNSVSGDPYPKFQLYLDATMWSTITVLDASRVYVEEMIIRATSTAIDVCLCCATTGSPFISTLELRPLNLSLYATDYEDSFYLAVGVRVNFGALSKDPIRYPDDPYDRIWESDLDKRQNFLVGVAPGTESISTSKNIKITREFPPIKVMQTAVVGTQGRLSYRLTLEGFPANARAYAYFAEIEDLGTNETRKFIMQQPLVPGYNNVIVNIAENANGSYTLYEPSYMNVSLDFVLSFSFVKTRDSTRGPLLNAIEISKYVQIIPKTQSNDVMTLDAFHSMPPGSDWIHEEGDPCIPTQWEWITCSSSTPPRITKLALSEKYLTGKIPDKLKHLDGLTELWLDGNSLTGSIPDISNLLNLTIVHLENNRLTGPIPSYLGDLPSLRELYVQNNSLSGEIPSTLLTGNLVFNYDGNPELIQGVQHKKNFKLIVGTSVGVFVVFVVFILGSLLLLCNLWNMPAQEKSNSLHTISKPSTSYSLVHGGSLMVEGPDVAYYITLPDLEEATHNFSRKIGKGSFGPVYYGKMKDGKEVAVKILADASSHGNQQFINEVALLSRIHHRNLVPLVGYCEEAHQHILVYEYMHNGSLQDYIHDSVDQKHLDWLSRLSIAEDAAKGLEYLHTGCNPSIIHRDVKTSNILLDINMRAKVSDFGLSRQADDNLTHVSSVACGTVGYLDPEYYANQQLTEKSDVYSFGVVLLELISGRKPVSVEEYGAEWHIIHWARSLIRKGDVMSILDPSLAGDIKIESLWRIAEVAILSVEPHGGCRPKMQDIVLAIQDAIKIEMERQRNYTRCSRSRTRQSPHISLPSNSLETDISNFSGGCTVPSAR